One genomic segment of Brevibacillus laterosporus LMG 15441 includes these proteins:
- a CDS encoding GapA-binding peptide SR1P, whose protein sequence is MTTIVCQKCGDIIEHLESPQVKTLYGLCDCPCHQHDNEHE, encoded by the coding sequence ATGACGACAATCGTTTGTCAGAAATGCGGAGACATCATTGAACATTTAGAATCACCTCAGGTGAAAACGCTTTATGGTTTATGTGACTGCCCGTGCCATCAGCATGATAACGAACATGAATAG
- a CDS encoding DUF3055 domain-containing protein, with protein MEAMELLYDVNEDAKVRFLGYTTDTTRYDFGIVYTHRFFGKPLVVCMQTGQSTLLSSEDTINPKHLQQIFKLTCLTQAKELSQFFRDNLPSMPFQDQY; from the coding sequence ATGGAAGCCATGGAATTGTTGTATGACGTGAACGAAGATGCCAAGGTTCGCTTTCTGGGCTATACAACCGACACGACACGTTATGATTTTGGAATCGTGTATACACATCGTTTTTTCGGGAAACCATTGGTGGTATGTATGCAGACAGGGCAATCAACGTTACTAAGTTCAGAAGACACAATAAATCCTAAGCATTTGCAACAAATCTTTAAATTGACTTGTCTTACCCAAGCAAAAGAGCTCTCTCAATTCTTTCGTGATAACTTACCGTCCATGCCTTTTCAGGATCAATACTAG